Proteins encoded in a region of the Benincasa hispida cultivar B227 chromosome 2, ASM972705v1, whole genome shotgun sequence genome:
- the LOC120070751 gene encoding tetraspanin-15 yields the protein MAENNNNNGNAVAEEAGAIVAVVEEKPPCKDKELGGGGEDIIPAASKNKNPFLEINNLEKILATLTLILSIPVLGFIVWIFYVRDSECESILKLPSFQIGIGVGLIFLFLISNAVVFLRSRYPVLGLLIVMVPLLLIFIIGLALVGAYKMESRSVAASPKWLRLKVFNEAHWQDIKSCIYDTGACDDLISRTLMLKSYDFSLKKLSSIESGCCTPATICEMEYVNATFWKKKEGGIVDPTNPYDSDCNLWDNDRGNLCYNCVSCKTGFLNTLQAKWWKLGVFLIIASLLLFISHLILFLSSVFKQFRT from the exons ATGGCAgagaacaacaacaacaatggCAACGCAGTTGCAGAGGAAGCCGGCGCAATAGTGGCGGTAGTAGAAGAGAAGCCTCCTTGCAAAGACAAAGAATTAGGCGGCGGCGGAGAGGATATTATTCCGGCAGCGAGTAAAAACAAGAACCCATTTCTCGAAATaaacaacttggagaagatattagCTACATTGACGCTAATACTGTCAATTCCAGTATTGGGATTTATTGTGTGGATATTTTACGTGAGAGATTCAGAGTGTGAGAGCATTTTGAAGCTGCCGAGTTTCCAGATAGGGATTGGAGTTGGTTtaattttcttgtttcttattaGCAATGCGGTGGTTTTTCTGAGGTCACGGTACCCTGTTCTGGGGCTTTTGATTGTGATGGTGCCGTTGTTGCTGATATTCATAATTGGGCTTGCGCTTGTGGGGGCTTATAAAATGGAGAGCCGGTCCGTGGCTGCTTCACCCAAGTGGCTGAGGTTGAAGGTGTTCAATGAAGCTCACTGGCAAGATATCAAGTCTTGTATTTATGATACAGGGGCTTGTGATGATTTGATCTCTAGAACTCTCATGCTTAAGTCCTATGATTTTAGTCTCAAGAAACTCTCTTCCATTGAG TCTGGGTGCTGCACGCCAGCAACAATATGCGAAATGGAATATGTAAATGCAACATTTTGGAAGAAAAAGGAAGGAGGAATAGTGGATCCAACAAACCCATACGACAGTGATTGCAATTTATGGGACAACGACAGAGGGAATTTATGCTACAATTGTGTTTCATGCAAAACAGGGTTTCTCAACACTCTGCAAGCTAAATGGTGGAAGCTTGGTGTTTTTCTCATCATTGCCTCTCTTTTACTCTTCATCTCTCATCTCATCTTGTTCCTCTCCTCTGTCTTCAAACAGTTCCGAACTTAG
- the LOC120071558 gene encoding putative per-hexamer repeat protein 5 — protein MASIRAVTILAFLLGVSVIVSEGRVARMNLGLDLGGVGLGVGTGVGLGLGGSGSGSGSGSGSGSGSGSSSASSSHSSSSSSGSDAGSEAGSYAGSYAGSRAGSGSGRNRNGGSGSGSGSGYGAGSGRGSGEGYGEGHGYGEGHGYGNGGEN, from the coding sequence ATGGCTTCCATCAGAGCAGTTACCATTCTCGCTTTCCTACTTGGTGTGTCCGTCATTGTATCAGAGGGCCGTGTAGCCAGGATGAACTTGGGCCTCGACCTTGGCGGAGTGGGCCTTGGTGTTGGCACGGGAGTGGGCTTGGGCTTAGGTGGGAGTGGCTCCGGTTCCGGATCTGGGTCTGGGTCCGGATCTGGATCTGGATCCAGTTCTGCTTCCTCATCACACTCCTCAAGCTCCAGCTCTGGCTCCGACGCAGGGTCCGAAGCTGGTTCGTACGCTGGCTCTTATGCCGGGTCTCGGGCCGGATCCGGTTCGGGAAGAAACAGAAACGGTGGATCCGGTTCCGGGTCAGGTTCAGGATATGGTGCGGGTTCTGGGAGGGGAAGCGGTGAAGGATATGGAGAGGGCCATGGGTACGGCGAGGGGCATGGTTATGGCAATGGCGGCGAAAACTGA